A genomic segment from Candidatus Brocadia sinica JPN1 encodes:
- a CDS encoding glycosyltransferase family 2 protein, with protein sequence MHRNNILVAMPVFNEIAVYNIIQRVKNFSLDVLVIDDGSTYSLRKELINVENIRMIVHPRNLGYGKAIIDAFTYAMKNRYDYLLTIDGDGQHEPEEIPLFLREIPFHDCDILSGSRYFFPLKVGANVPIERYLINKRITGILNRITGFGLTDSFCGFKAYKVGKLKALHVTEHGYGMPLQLWIQAWKMGLWVREIPVKLIYKDLTKHFKGTLEDPNIRLQYYKNIIRKELADMEQKNIAVCGTKKTVRY encoded by the coding sequence ATGCACAGAAATAATATCCTTGTTGCCATGCCAGTCTTCAATGAAATCGCCGTATATAACATTATTCAAAGGGTTAAGAATTTTTCTCTTGATGTACTAGTAATAGACGATGGTTCAACCTATAGTCTCCGTAAGGAGTTAATAAACGTCGAAAACATTCGTATGATCGTACATCCGAGAAATCTTGGCTATGGCAAAGCGATCATAGATGCATTCACGTATGCAATGAAAAATCGATACGATTATCTATTGACAATTGATGGAGACGGACAGCATGAACCCGAAGAGATTCCTCTGTTTTTAAGAGAAATCCCCTTTCATGACTGTGACATCTTATCGGGATCCCGGTATTTTTTCCCCCTGAAAGTAGGCGCAAATGTGCCGATAGAACGGTATCTTATTAATAAAAGAATTACCGGCATTTTAAATCGCATAACGGGTTTTGGTTTAACGGATTCTTTTTGCGGTTTTAAGGCGTATAAGGTCGGAAAACTGAAGGCATTGCATGTGACGGAACATGGATATGGAATGCCGCTGCAATTATGGATACAGGCATGGAAGATGGGATTGTGGGTAAGGGAAATACCTGTTAAACTCATATACAAAGACCTCACTAAACATTTTAAAGGCACCTTGGAAGACCCGAATATAAGGTTGCAGTATTATAAGAATATTATACGAAAAGAACTTGCAGATATGGAACAAAAGAACATAGCCGTGTGCGGAACAAAGAAAACCGTAAGGTATTAA
- the efp gene encoding elongation factor P, whose protein sequence is MKLVSATEIKRGTVIKMDGELYLVVDYQHVTPGNWRGMVQAKLKSLKQGSVVQKRFRSTDKLEDVFLEHRVMEYLYKEGDNYCFMDTENYEQVLLPKEAVEDAIPYMTLNSQVKIAFYEGKAISVELPSSVTLKIVETDPGMKGDTVVNVYKPAKMETGLVVKVPLFINNGEVIKVDTRTGEFLGRE, encoded by the coding sequence ATGAAATTGGTAAGCGCTACAGAAATTAAAAGGGGTACCGTTATTAAAATGGATGGCGAATTGTATTTAGTGGTTGATTATCAGCACGTGACACCGGGAAACTGGCGGGGCATGGTGCAGGCAAAGCTGAAGAGCCTAAAACAGGGAAGTGTAGTTCAGAAGCGATTTCGGTCTACTGACAAATTAGAGGATGTATTCTTAGAACACCGGGTGATGGAGTACCTTTATAAGGAGGGAGATAATTATTGCTTTATGGATACAGAAAATTATGAGCAAGTATTATTGCCCAAAGAGGCGGTCGAAGATGCCATCCCTTATATGACCTTAAACAGTCAGGTGAAGATAGCCTTTTATGAGGGCAAGGCGATTTCGGTAGAATTACCATCGTCAGTTACTTTAAAAATTGTCGAAACAGACCCCGGCATGAAGGGAGATACCGTAGTGAATGTTTATAAGCCTGCAAAAATGGAGACAGGGCTCGTTGTAAAGGTTCCTCTGTTCATCAATAATGGCGAGGTAATCAAGGTAGATACGAGGACAGGTGAATTTCTGGGTAGGGAATAG
- a CDS encoding tetratricopeptide repeat protein: MGIIGRNLPVITIAGAVVCLSLCGCGKKEASENAEVANREVVHEESADTPEAKKEIVLPEKMTAAEYYNYGLESIKKSGFDEAIAAWQKALELEPTMINAYEKLGKAYYTQGKFDKAGEIYRKELELKPDDPMIYYSLGVVYRMNEQFEDAVKMQTKALSLNPNLATAYNELGLTYCKQKKLDEAIDAHKTALELDPNLGTAHNYLGVVYLLKGMSAEAEEEFNQFKKYEAGKSMYPPHGAASSH; encoded by the coding sequence ATGGGAATAATTGGAAGAAATTTACCGGTAATAACAATTGCAGGCGCAGTGGTGTGTTTATCCTTATGTGGTTGTGGCAAAAAAGAGGCATCTGAAAACGCCGAAGTTGCAAATAGGGAGGTCGTACACGAAGAAAGCGCTGATACCCCGGAAGCTAAGAAAGAGATCGTTCTGCCGGAAAAAATGACTGCAGCAGAATATTATAACTACGGATTGGAAAGTATCAAAAAAAGTGGTTTTGACGAAGCGATTGCAGCATGGCAAAAAGCGCTGGAACTCGAACCAACGATGATCAATGCTTATGAAAAGCTTGGAAAAGCATATTACACACAAGGCAAATTCGATAAGGCCGGAGAGATCTATCGGAAAGAACTGGAATTGAAGCCAGATGACCCAATGATATATTATAGCCTGGGGGTTGTCTATCGGATGAATGAACAATTTGAAGATGCGGTTAAGATGCAGACGAAGGCCCTATCTTTAAATCCCAACCTTGCCACGGCCTATAACGAACTTGGGCTAACATATTGCAAACAGAAAAAATTGGACGAGGCCATAGATGCACATAAAACAGCCTTAGAGCTAGATCCCAACCTGGGAACAGCACATAATTATCTCGGGGTCGTTTATTTGTTAAAAGGAATGAGCGCTGAGGCGGAAGAAGAATTCAATCAGTTCAAAAAATATGAGGCAGGCAAAAGCATGTACCCACCACATGGTGCGGCTTCTTCACATTAA
- a CDS encoding menaquinone biosynthesis decarboxylase has protein sequence MAYQELSDFVKKLEDAGQIKRVKTEVSADLEITEITDRVSKKHGPALLFENVKGYSIPVLINAFGSYERMAMSLNVKSVDEIAKEIESLVKPEMPSTFIDKIKFIPHLLMTLSKFPPKMVKHAPCHEIVYETDPSLARLPIIKSWPGDGGKFITLPLVFTRNLKTGNRNTGMYRMHVYDNRTTGMHWHIHHDGARHYRDYQRENKRMPVAVALGCDPAITYAATAPVPPEVDEMVFAGFLRKKNVEMVACKTIEMEVPADAEIVLEGYVDPKETRIEGPFGDHTGYYSLADYYPVFHITCITQRRTPIYPTTIVGKPPMEDCYMGKATERLFLPLLKLMIPEIIDMNLPLFGVFHNFAFLSIDKRYPFQAKKVMHGIWGMGQMMFTKIIVVVDKDVNVHNVDEVMWRVGNNVDPRRDITFVDGPMDALEHASQLPKIGSKMGIDATKKWPEEGFTREWPDDIRMSPEIVNLVNRKWNTYGI, from the coding sequence ATGGCATATCAAGAGCTATCGGATTTTGTTAAAAAGCTGGAAGATGCAGGGCAAATAAAACGCGTCAAAACAGAAGTATCTGCTGATTTAGAAATTACCGAGATAACGGATCGCGTCTCTAAGAAACATGGACCAGCCCTCCTCTTTGAAAATGTAAAGGGTTATTCGATACCGGTACTCATTAACGCCTTTGGCTCCTATGAACGCATGGCCATGTCGCTCAATGTAAAAAGTGTGGATGAGATTGCCAAAGAGATTGAGAGTCTCGTTAAACCTGAGATGCCATCAACCTTTATTGACAAGATTAAGTTCATTCCACACCTCTTGATGACATTATCAAAATTTCCCCCCAAAATGGTGAAACATGCACCCTGTCATGAGATCGTATATGAAACCGATCCATCTCTTGCAAGATTGCCCATTATAAAATCTTGGCCGGGAGACGGAGGGAAATTTATTACCCTGCCTCTGGTTTTTACGAGAAATCTAAAAACGGGTAACAGGAATACCGGGATGTACCGTATGCACGTGTATGACAACCGGACAACCGGGATGCACTGGCATATCCATCACGATGGGGCCCGGCACTATCGGGATTATCAGCGAGAAAATAAACGTATGCCGGTGGCTGTTGCGCTGGGCTGTGATCCGGCCATTACCTATGCCGCTACGGCACCCGTTCCCCCGGAGGTAGATGAAATGGTCTTTGCGGGTTTTTTAAGGAAAAAAAACGTAGAGATGGTAGCCTGTAAAACGATTGAAATGGAGGTGCCTGCTGATGCAGAGATCGTGTTAGAGGGCTATGTCGATCCCAAAGAGACACGCATTGAAGGTCCCTTTGGCGACCACACGGGTTATTATTCACTGGCCGATTATTATCCTGTATTTCACATCACCTGCATTACACAGCGCAGAACACCGATCTATCCCACAACGATCGTGGGTAAACCCCCCATGGAGGATTGTTACATGGGAAAGGCTACGGAACGGTTATTTCTGCCCTTATTAAAACTTATGATCCCAGAGATTATCGACATGAACCTGCCGCTCTTTGGTGTCTTTCATAATTTTGCCTTCCTGTCAATTGATAAACGTTACCCATTCCAGGCGAAGAAGGTCATGCACGGGATATGGGGCATGGGGCAGATGATGTTCACAAAAATTATTGTGGTGGTGGATAAGGATGTGAACGTGCATAATGTGGATGAAGTCATGTGGCGAGTTGGGAATAACGTGGACCCGCGCCGGGATATTACCTTCGTTGACGGCCCCATGGACGCCCTGGAACACGCGTCCCAATTGCCCAAGATTGGTTCAAAGATGGGTATTGACGCCACCAAGAAATGGCCGGAGGAGGGTTTTACACGGGAGTGGCCTGACGATATCAGGATGTCACCGGAGATTGTCAACCTGGTGAATAGAAAATGGAACACATACGGAATTTAG
- a CDS encoding LamG domain-containing protein has product MATTISKNMLKIMTTQKLNRTMLGTTTAGNGSIIEGSRIEAWGYTETEPYTYLSLHANNPGSSTFTDSSNYNTVITAGGNTIGTITAKNGSGSAWFDGTGDYLSCADNDRWQWGTNATVAAWVNITTSGYAGVDRIALVTQCVDTNNSWGLVIYNNVAGASQGKPFFEFKQGGSGYASGYGSIAISENTWTHLAWVKSNNQYQIFVNGVSCATSTSATAMNNLAAALKIGTATVSAVGQELNGMVDDLVISGRNLWTTNFTPPPRTIDAINLADIAGDGSSDIAVVIGTRTVQTGRSFELVSGLTTLADSWDTRCDVKLKEVVSEDGETLAALSYETVKQLDLKQWRLKANPKQTFVGVMIDDPNIPEEIIWRTESGQPGGFSGVGFLNYLLAIQKEAIRKQEIQQLEIQQLNATIGSMTAEIKALQSK; this is encoded by the coding sequence TTGGCAACTACAATTTCAAAGAACATGCTAAAAATTATGACCACGCAAAAACTTAACCGGACAATGCTGGGAACAACTACAGCTGGCAATGGTAGTATAATTGAAGGTTCGAGGATAGAGGCTTGGGGATACACAGAAACAGAGCCTTATACATATTTATCACTCCATGCAAACAATCCTGGTTCTTCTACATTTACTGATTCATCGAATTACAATACTGTAATAACTGCAGGTGGTAATACTATCGGAACAATTACCGCCAAAAATGGTTCTGGTTCGGCATGGTTTGATGGAACTGGAGATTATCTAAGTTGTGCAGACAACGATAGATGGCAATGGGGAACTAATGCTACAGTTGCAGCATGGGTAAACATAACTACGTCTGGATATGCAGGGGTTGATAGGATCGCATTAGTCACTCAATGTGTCGATACTAACAATAGTTGGGGATTGGTAATTTACAATAACGTTGCTGGAGCTAGCCAGGGTAAGCCTTTTTTTGAATTTAAGCAAGGAGGTTCTGGATACGCCAGTGGTTATGGATCGATAGCAATCTCAGAGAATACATGGACTCATTTGGCATGGGTGAAATCAAATAATCAGTATCAGATATTTGTAAACGGTGTCTCTTGCGCAACATCTACAAGTGCAACAGCAATGAATAATCTTGCGGCTGCATTGAAGATAGGCACAGCAACCGTTTCAGCGGTTGGGCAAGAGCTAAATGGGATGGTAGATGATTTAGTGATCTCTGGAAGAAACTTATGGACTACAAACTTTACACCACCACCGAGAACGATCGATGCAATCAATCTTGCAGACATTGCAGGGGATGGAAGTTCTGACATTGCGGTTGTAATTGGTACTCGAACAGTACAAACAGGAAGATCATTTGAACTTGTATCTGGATTGACAACGCTGGCAGATTCGTGGGACACTAGATGCGATGTTAAGTTAAAAGAAGTTGTCAGTGAGGACGGGGAAACATTAGCAGCCCTATCATATGAAACAGTGAAACAGCTTGATTTGAAGCAGTGGCGATTAAAAGCAAATCCTAAACAGACTTTTGTTGGTGTTATGATTGACGACCCGAATATTCCCGAAGAAATTATTTGGAGAACCGAAAGCGGGCAGCCTGGGGGATTTTCCGGAGTTGGCTTTCTGAATTATTTACTAGCAATTCAGAAAGAAGCAATCAGAAAACAAGAGATTCAACAACTCGAAATTCAGCAGCTAAATGCCACCATCGGCTCCATGACAGCAGAAATCAAAGCCTTGCAAAGTAAATGA
- a CDS encoding polyprenyl synthetase family protein, translated as MRIEESIKNYGAKIDELLKELIPPYRKNYLSEPIWHHLQTGGKRVRPALCLITCEALGGNPDEAIHFALAVETMHNMFLIHDDIEDGDTVRRDQPTVWVKYGTANAINAGDYLLACAYKTTLASPISLEKKIRLLQVLTSTYEKTVEGQALDINARAAEDFSVDDYMKMVEMKTGYYLACGMVGGGIVSGISEQVVEKIWTLGKTMGPAFQIRDDLIDLTHGKGRGGVIGSDVKEGKASFLYAYTLQVACAEDRKHLRKIMLKPRDETTDSDIQWALDAYKKYNAIQYAQDYAEDLVKQAYKTIDEIPVENKTVFKEIASFMAQRMS; from the coding sequence ATGCGCATAGAGGAATCTATTAAGAACTACGGTGCAAAGATAGACGAACTGTTAAAAGAACTCATTCCACCCTATAGAAAAAATTATTTGAGTGAACCTATATGGCATCACCTGCAAACGGGGGGGAAAAGGGTGAGGCCGGCGCTCTGTCTGATTACCTGTGAGGCGTTAGGAGGAAATCCTGATGAGGCTATCCATTTTGCCCTTGCCGTGGAGACCATGCACAATATGTTCCTTATCCATGACGACATTGAGGACGGCGACACGGTAAGGCGTGATCAACCCACGGTATGGGTAAAATACGGTACCGCGAATGCGATTAATGCAGGAGATTATCTCCTTGCGTGTGCTTACAAAACTACATTGGCAAGCCCAATATCACTGGAAAAGAAGATACGATTATTACAGGTGCTTACGTCAACCTACGAAAAAACCGTGGAAGGTCAGGCGCTTGACATCAACGCAAGGGCTGCTGAAGATTTTTCAGTCGATGATTATATGAAGATGGTGGAGATGAAAACAGGATACTATCTTGCCTGCGGAATGGTTGGCGGGGGTATTGTATCGGGGATCTCGGAACAGGTTGTGGAAAAAATATGGACGCTTGGAAAGACGATGGGACCAGCGTTTCAGATCCGTGATGATTTAATCGATTTGACACACGGTAAGGGACGCGGGGGGGTAATTGGTTCCGATGTGAAAGAAGGTAAGGCAAGCTTTTTATATGCATACACATTACAGGTTGCATGCGCGGAAGATAGGAAACATTTGCGCAAAATCATGCTAAAACCCAGGGATGAAACAACCGATAGCGATATACAATGGGCGCTGGATGCATATAAAAAATATAATGCCATACAGTATGCCCAGGATTATGCGGAAGATTTAGTAAAACAGGCTTATAAGACAATTGACGAGATTCCTGTAGAAAACAAAACGGTATTCAAAGAAATTGCGTCTTTCATGGCACAGCGGATGTCTTAA
- the hemW gene encoding radical SAM family heme chaperone HemW gives MTVKRDALPHALYIHIPFCVKKCNYCDFNSIVSGTKIVDRYLHALEKELRALQGRYVFKTIYIGGGTPSILAETQLEKLLHSVVRYVPASEIQEYTVEVNPGTLTGNKVALLKAYFVNRISLGVQSFQDSQLKLLGRIHSGDDARNAFLLLRTSGFENINIDLIFGCPGQSSHDWEKDLRIAVELNPEHISTYSLTYEEGTPLTMDLENEVVHKLDESVELEMYKTAIRHLTSAGYNHYEISNFAKDRCECSHNQVYWKNTGYAGAGAGAFSFIDGRRTSNVRDVFQYMAGIHENKNVQSFGECLQPEQFASETVIMSLRLRQGISNTDFYKRFGYNLEEQFGTQINRLVKEGLISYEDERLKLTEKGLFIADTVMTEFV, from the coding sequence ATGACAGTAAAAAGAGATGCTCTTCCCCATGCCCTTTATATTCATATCCCTTTTTGTGTAAAAAAGTGTAATTACTGCGATTTCAATTCGATTGTATCGGGAACAAAAATAGTTGACCGCTATCTCCATGCCCTTGAAAAGGAATTACGTGCTCTGCAAGGACGATATGTATTTAAAACGATTTATATTGGGGGAGGGACGCCAAGCATACTGGCTGAAACTCAGTTAGAAAAACTGCTCCATAGCGTTGTTCGTTATGTCCCGGCTTCGGAGATACAGGAATATACCGTTGAAGTAAATCCCGGCACATTGACCGGAAACAAGGTTGCATTGCTAAAAGCATATTTTGTGAATCGCATCAGTTTGGGCGTTCAGTCGTTTCAGGATAGCCAATTAAAACTTCTTGGACGTATTCATTCCGGTGATGATGCCAGAAATGCCTTTCTTTTATTGAGGACAAGCGGTTTTGAAAATATTAATATTGATTTAATATTTGGGTGTCCGGGCCAGTCTTCCCATGACTGGGAAAAAGATTTGAGGATAGCAGTTGAATTGAACCCGGAACATATATCAACGTACTCCCTTACGTATGAAGAAGGGACGCCACTCACGATGGATTTAGAGAATGAGGTTGTCCATAAACTGGATGAATCTGTTGAATTAGAGATGTATAAAACAGCCATACGTCATTTAACAAGTGCTGGTTATAACCACTATGAGATCTCAAATTTTGCAAAGGATAGATGTGAGTGTTCCCATAACCAGGTCTATTGGAAAAACACGGGTTATGCAGGGGCAGGGGCAGGGGCATTTTCCTTTATTGATGGCCGCAGGACTTCGAACGTAAGAGACGTGTTTCAATACATGGCGGGAATACACGAAAATAAAAATGTACAATCTTTTGGTGAATGTTTACAACCTGAACAGTTTGCATCAGAAACGGTAATTATGTCTTTGCGGTTACGTCAGGGCATATCAAATACCGATTTTTATAAACGATTTGGTTACAATCTGGAAGAACAATTTGGAACTCAAATAAACAGATTGGTAAAGGAAGGCCTGATTAGTTATGAGGATGAGAGGCTGAAGCTTACAGAAAAAGGTTTATTTATTGCAGACACGGTAATGACGGAATTTGTATAA
- the ubiE gene encoding bifunctional demethylmenaquinone methyltransferase/2-methoxy-6-polyprenyl-1,4-benzoquinol methylase UbiE, with protein sequence MITQTELLTKKGVHIQQMFGSIARVYDLLNTILSFNFDKSWRKFAVKVSNATADARVLDVCTGTGDLAIAYSKVLNGSGRVIGSDFCHEMVRLADRKLKKKDHAGRIKVIEADTLHLPFQDNSFQVSAVAFGIRNVSDLRAGITEMVRITAPGGRVMILEFSQPTNPVFKAIYYYYFKKILPFIGKLISRSKYNAYSYLPSSVLNFPDRYGLRAQMESCGLKDVTIYSRTLGIVTIHVGQKPCN encoded by the coding sequence ATGATTACCCAAACCGAATTATTAACGAAAAAAGGTGTGCATATCCAGCAGATGTTTGGCTCGATTGCCAGGGTATACGACCTTTTAAATACCATCTTAAGTTTTAACTTTGACAAGAGCTGGCGTAAGTTTGCCGTAAAGGTAAGTAACGCCACTGCGGATGCAAGGGTGTTAGACGTTTGTACAGGCACGGGTGATCTGGCGATTGCGTACTCAAAGGTATTAAACGGAAGTGGAAGGGTCATTGGAAGCGACTTCTGTCATGAAATGGTAAGACTGGCAGATCGCAAACTGAAGAAAAAGGATCACGCGGGCAGGATAAAGGTCATCGAGGCCGATACCTTACATCTACCATTTCAGGACAATTCTTTTCAGGTTTCTGCCGTGGCATTTGGAATCAGGAATGTATCTGATCTAAGGGCCGGTATTACCGAGATGGTGCGGATAACCGCTCCGGGTGGGCGTGTGATGATCTTAGAATTCTCGCAACCCACAAATCCCGTCTTTAAGGCGATCTATTATTATTATTTCAAAAAGATACTCCCTTTCATCGGAAAACTCATCTCTCGCAGTAAGTACAATGCATACTCCTATCTCCCGTCATCTGTACTAAACTTTCCCGATAGATATGGACTCCGGGCGCAAATGGAATCCTGTGGCCTTAAAGATGTGACGATATACTCAAGGACACTGGGCATCGTCACCATCCATGTCGGTCAAAAACCTTGTAATTAA
- a CDS encoding DUF502 domain-containing protein has translation MEETKHGVFTQFKKDVRKRMLTGLLLILPVYVTFFVVKFLFSFVGGTLAPVIKKFLQFLGVALPKTSLDEFIITFLGLILTFIALYFIGIFAANFVGKAIINYFENLLTKTPVIRNIYSSVKQIIHAVSLPGKQSFKRVVFVDFPKEGTKSIGFVTGTTQYNNEHKFISVFIPTTPNPTTGFLIFTKEDDVIDTNLTVEEAFKTLLSGGVLTPKDIESPFKTAGTENFELK, from the coding sequence ATGGAAGAAACCAAACACGGAGTATTCACTCAATTTAAAAAAGACGTCAGAAAAAGGATGTTGACAGGCCTGTTATTAATCCTGCCCGTCTATGTAACCTTTTTTGTTGTAAAGTTTCTCTTCAGCTTCGTCGGCGGCACGCTCGCCCCAGTTATCAAAAAGTTCTTGCAATTTTTGGGTGTTGCCCTGCCAAAGACCTCTCTTGATGAATTTATTATCACCTTTTTGGGGCTTATTCTCACATTCATCGCATTGTACTTTATTGGCATATTTGCAGCCAACTTTGTAGGGAAGGCCATTATTAATTATTTTGAAAACCTCTTAACAAAAACCCCTGTTATTAGAAATATATATTCGTCCGTAAAACAAATTATTCACGCGGTAAGTTTACCTGGAAAACAGTCTTTTAAACGCGTAGTTTTTGTAGATTTTCCAAAAGAAGGTACAAAATCTATCGGATTTGTAACAGGTACGACACAATATAATAATGAACACAAATTTATCAGCGTATTTATCCCAACTACACCAAATCCGACAACAGGGTTTTTAATATTTACCAAGGAAGATGATGTTATCGATACGAATCTTACGGTAGAAGAGGCGTTTAAAACACTCCTTTCAGGTGGCGTCCTGACGCCTAAGGATATTGAATCACCATTCAAGACTGCTGGCACGGAAAACTTTGAATTGAAGTGA
- the ispH gene encoding 4-hydroxy-3-methylbut-2-enyl diphosphate reductase, producing the protein MRVKVAKTAGFCMGVRRAMDILLDAANEKNEDGKVFTDGPLIHNPQVLEYLEKRGIHVVNGQTDLSKSTVVIRAHGITPARRKEIENMGAKVCDATCPHVMRVQSIIKKYAAQGYSTVIVGDKGHAEVIGLLGYAEGKGHVVQELEEIEHLPPMDKVCIVAQTTQDRRLFKEAIQRLKKRYSKCESFETICSSTYKRQDEVISLSKSVDAMIVVGGRGSANTARLVKICESQGTPTFHVETDAELDLSKLRDYDTVGVTAGASTPNWMIKRVVEKVHSYKVSRYGRLFFGLKSIASFFIGSCTYSGLGAASLGYASAALLGVQPRLSFCLIAAFFIFSMQVLNHFANKEAVALNEPARAKFYEKRQTLFIGLGITGAVASFILGFILSKSIFFCIFLASLFGIFYRLEIIPKSFSRVIRYRSLEQIPGSKEIFYSIAWAVSTALIPFLGSKKSFTPSLVIAIAFAFSLAFIRAVVLDIRDIQGDRILGKETIPIAIGKERTKTILLIIIVLVAVLLSVSPLFGWTTTLGYYLLPCVAYASGYQYLLQRKIISEGLLPETVADFNFIFSGIMAFVWKSSYF; encoded by the coding sequence TTGAGAGTAAAAGTCGCTAAAACAGCCGGGTTTTGTATGGGTGTGCGGCGTGCTATGGACATTCTTCTGGATGCTGCAAACGAAAAGAACGAGGATGGTAAAGTATTTACCGATGGACCGCTGATTCATAACCCGCAGGTACTTGAATATTTAGAAAAGCGGGGAATCCATGTCGTTAATGGACAAACCGACCTTTCCAAGAGCACCGTCGTTATCAGGGCACACGGCATTACACCTGCCCGTAGAAAAGAAATTGAGAATATGGGTGCAAAGGTCTGTGATGCTACTTGCCCCCACGTAATGAGGGTTCAATCCATTATCAAAAAATATGCCGCGCAAGGATATTCAACCGTTATTGTGGGTGATAAAGGGCATGCAGAGGTTATAGGACTATTAGGGTATGCTGAAGGCAAAGGACACGTTGTGCAGGAATTGGAAGAAATAGAACATCTTCCCCCAATGGACAAAGTTTGTATTGTAGCACAAACAACACAAGATAGACGTCTGTTTAAGGAGGCTATCCAGCGGCTTAAAAAACGGTACTCAAAGTGCGAATCATTTGAAACAATTTGCAGTTCCACTTACAAACGACAGGACGAAGTTATAAGTCTCAGCAAATCCGTGGATGCCATGATCGTTGTTGGTGGGAGAGGAAGTGCCAATACGGCCAGACTGGTTAAGATATGCGAGTCTCAGGGAACGCCGACATTCCATGTTGAAACGGACGCCGAGTTAGACCTCAGTAAACTCAGAGATTATGATACTGTTGGTGTAACCGCAGGCGCTTCTACCCCCAACTGGATGATCAAAAGGGTCGTCGAGAAGGTACATTCCTACAAAGTAAGTAGATATGGAAGGCTTTTTTTTGGTTTAAAAAGCATTGCTAGTTTTTTTATTGGAAGTTGTACATATTCGGGATTAGGGGCAGCGAGTCTCGGTTACGCAAGCGCTGCACTACTTGGGGTTCAGCCCAGATTAAGCTTTTGTTTGATTGCGGCGTTTTTTATATTTTCTATGCAAGTTCTGAATCACTTTGCCAATAAAGAAGCCGTGGCGCTCAATGAGCCGGCAAGGGCTAAATTCTATGAAAAGAGACAAACTCTTTTTATCGGCCTTGGCATTACGGGAGCAGTGGCATCCTTTATCCTGGGGTTTATCCTGAGTAAATCCATTTTTTTCTGCATCTTTCTTGCCAGTCTCTTTGGCATTTTTTATCGATTGGAGATAATACCGAAGAGCTTTTCCCGTGTTATCCGTTATAGAAGTCTTGAACAAATACCTGGCTCAAAGGAGATCTTTTACAGTATTGCATGGGCAGTTAGTACGGCATTAATACCCTTCCTTGGGTCGAAGAAAAGTTTTACGCCGTCACTCGTTATTGCTATTGCTTTTGCATTCAGCCTCGCATTTATCAGGGCGGTAGTCCTTGATATACGGGATATCCAGGGTGACCGTATTTTGGGTAAAGAAACAATCCCCATTGCTATTGGAAAGGAACGGACAAAGACAATTCTTCTTATTATTATAGTATTAGTTGCAGTCTTATTGTCAGTTAGTCCACTCTTTGGATGGACGACTACGCTGGGATATTATTTGCTCCCCTGCGTTGCTTATGCCTCTGGGTATCAGTATCTGCTCCAGAGAAAGATTATATCAGAGGGTCTTTTACCTGAAACTGTTGCTGATTTTAATTTTATTTTCTCCGGTATAATGGCCTTTGTTTGGAAATCAAGTTATTTTTAA